The sequence GATGGCGCGGGTGCGCCCCGGGAACAGCAGGACCGGGATCAGCCACAGGCCGCTGAGCAGGAACGCCTGTCGGAAACCGGCGAAGCCGCTGGCACCCGCGAGCTGGATCAGCACGTGGGTAACGCCCGAGAAATACCAGAAGTAGAGGAAGAGCCAGCCCAGCCCGGCCCAGTCGAATGACCGCGCCTCAGCCTTGTGCACATTGAACTTCATAGACATCCGCCCTAGACGAGCCCTGACCAGTCGATCTGATCGAACCGCTGGGAATATGACTGCGAAAGTGTGAAAAGTTCGTCAAATGAGTCGGAGTCATCCTACAACCTGCGATCTAGAGGGGTTTTGCCTACAGGATCGCCAGCCCCATTGCCCAGCAGTCGGCACACAGCGAACTGTCCCAGGTCAGGGCCGGAGGCCGCCCCAGCGTCTAGTCTCGAAGCAGACCAACGAGGCAAAGGAGCAAGCCATGGACAATGTCCACCTCATGATCGTGCTGCTGGTGACGGGTTTCCTGCTGCTGGGCATAGGCTTCAGCAACCGCGAGAAGGACTGGGGGGTGTGGCTGACCGGCCTGGGCACGGCCTCCATGTTCGCGCCCATCGTGCTGAAGATGTACATCGAGCTGGGCTAGCGCCGGAGGTGGCGCTAGCCCCATTTGACAAGCCGGGCGCCCCTTCCAGACTCAGTCCATGTCAACCAGAACGCCGGAGGGCAACGTGATGGTGGTGGAGAACAAGCAGGTGGACCTGCTGGTGGTGGGGGGCGGCGCGGCCGGCTTGTCGGCGGCGCTGACAGCCGAGCGTCGGGGCCTCAGCTGCCAAGTGCTGGAAGCCCAGGAGCGCCTGGGCGGACGACTCTGGTCGATCCGTTCCGACGCGGACGCCATGTGGGTGGACCTGGGAGGCCAACTGGTCAACGGCGACATGAGCCGGGTACTGCGCATCGCCCGGGATGCCGGCCTGCACCTCGCCCCGGTCGCCGGCACCGGCGCGGTGAAGACGGTACTGGCCGATGACCGTGTCTACCGTGACCTTGCGCGTAACAGCGAAGGCTGGATGGACATGCTGCTGACCCCGGAACTGGTGGCGCGGGCACAAGCCGCCACATCTGCGCCCACACTCAGCGAGGTGCTGGACTGGCTGAACCTGGACCAGCAGGAGGCGCAACTGATCCGCAGCACCATCTGCGAGATGTTCGGCCACCCGGCCGAGGCCCTGGACGGGCTGGGCGCCATCCTCGAAACCCAGACCTTCCGCTCCCAGCGCAGCGATATCGAATTCCAGTTCCGCCGTGGCTTCAGCGGCATCATCGAGCAACTGGCCAGCAGCTTGCGCCAAGCGCCGCTGCTGCAGACGCCGGTCCACGCCATCAGCCGGCATGGCGAGCGCATCATCGCCCGCACCGACGCCGGCGAATGGTCGGCCGCCCACCTGGTGATCGCGGTGCCGCCGCCGGTGGTCCGGCATATCCAGCTCGACCTGGACGACGTCGACTCGCACCTGACGGCCGCCCTGGACAGTTTCGTCGGCGGTGAACTGATCAAGTTCATCCTCACCTTCGACACCCCCTTCTGGCGCTACACCGGCCTCAGCGGCCAGGTGGAATACCTGGAACCCGCCGGCCTGAACCTGGTGGACGGCAGCCTCGACGACGGCAGTCACCCGCGCCTGGTGGCCTTTCTCGGCGGCCCACTGGCCCGGCAATGGGCCGGGCAGTCCGCCGGCTGGCGCCGCCAGGCCCTGCTGGACCTGATGGCGAAAGCCTTCGGCGAGCAGGTCTACCAGGTACGCTCGGTGCACGAAGGCAACTGGGTCGACCACCGCTGGTGCGCCGGCGCCTACAACTCCCATATCCGCGCCGGCGGCATGAGCGACGCCTGCGAATACCTGGCCAGCTGGGGCAAAGGCATCGCCTTCGCCGGCGCCGAGTACGCAGCCAGCTACAGAGGCTTTGTGGAAGGCGCGCTGGACAGTGGGGAGAAGGCGGTTCTGCGGTTGCTGGATGCGGCAGGCTAAAGCACCTCCCATAAAAAGGCCCCCGCCGGAGTGATTCGGCGGGGGCTTGCTAAATAGCGCCACGATGCCTAGTCGGTCATGTACTTGGGCGATCTAGGCCCATGCAGGATGCCTGCAGGTTGCCGGGGAAGCAGCAAACGCCCGGCCGCCAGACCTGCGATCGGGTATGCCGCGTCCTCCTGTACGCTGCTGATGATCTGCTTGACCGCAGCCGCCACCAGCATGCCCACCAGACCACCGCTGTTCTGGTTGTTCTCTTCGCTGGAAGCCCGTGCGCTGCCCGTCCAGAGTGCGACTCCGGTCTTGGTGTCGACCAACCTGGCGCCGACTGTTACCGCCGTCTCGCTGGCGATCAGCTTGTAACTGGTGCCGTACTCCTTGACCGATAGATACAGTGCGGCATCCGCACCGAAGATTTCCCTCAGCTTCGCAGGCTCCACCTGATGGATATCCCCAGACGCCGTCAGGCCGTTCTGCCGGAAGGTCTCATCCACCAGCGCCACCGGTAGCACGTAGTAGCCCGCCTCCGCCAGCGGCACCGTGACCTGGGAGAGCAGCCCGTACGTCGCCTGTACATCCGGCGACTCGTTCAGCGGTGGCAATACCACCACCGAGCGCGGCCGGCTTTCCTTGAAGGCCGAGTAGTCGATAGTCCTGACCTCGGCACAGCCTGCGAACATCACGGCGAGGGCCACGCAGGCCACGCCTTTCAGTAGACGGAACTTCATGGCTTGCCTCCTTGCCCGGCGTTGTCCAGCAGGAAGTCCATATAGGCGGTGGACTCGGGAAAGAGTGCCTTTTCCGTCTCGAACTGTTGCACCATCTGGTCATCACGACCCATGCCGCTATAGAGCAAGCCCAACTGGGCGTGATAGCCCGGCGGCACAGCGCCGCCCTTGGCCCTGATCTTCTGCAGCCCCTGCTCAAGTGCTTCGACCTGGGCCTCCCGAGGTTCTCCCTTGAAGTACTCGCGAACCTGGGTTTGGTAGCCCTCCCACTGGTACAGCGGCTGCGGTCCGGCGCAGCCGGCGAGGCCCGCGCAGACCGCCAGCAGCATCAGCGGAAACAGCGGGGTCCTTGATTCCATGCGCATCACAGGACCTCCCCTGTCTGGTGAGCCACTGTTGCCCAGCTGCCACTATTGTCCAATGCCTTCGCCAACGCCTCGACGGCTTCACGGATGGCCAGATCCAGCACCTTCCCGTTCAGGGTGGAGTCGTAACTGGCCGTGCCGCCGAACCCGATGACCTCGCGGTTCGACAACGAGTACTCGCCAGCACCCTGCGTGGAATAGACGACTTCCGACGTGGACACATCGACGATGTTCAGGTCGACCTTGGCATACGCCACCTGGGACTTGCCGCGCCCGAGAATGCCGAACAGCTGGCGGTCACCGACTTCCTTGCGGCCGAACTCGGTCACATCCCCGGTCACCACGTAACGAGCCCCCTTCAATCGCTGGGCCTCACCCGTGATCGACGCTTCGAGCCGGCTTTCCGCGAGGTTGTCTCGGTCCAGGACATTGAAGCGGCTGGATTGCTGCAGATGTGTGATCAGGATGGTCTTCGCCTGCCCACCCAGGCGATCCACACCGTCGGAGAATATCCCGCGCATATAGCTCGAACGATTGTCGAACTTGCCTACAGAGATAGGCGTACGTACTCCGGAGTAAGGTCGAGTGGCACTCTCGACCTGCTTGATCGGCAGTGATCTCGACGTTTCGGTGGCGCATCCCGCCAGAATGAAAAGAACGGCCGAACTGGCCATGAGTGAAACTACTTTCGGGGGCATCCGCACTATCCTCTCGTTCTTGTATTTCCTTCCGATTCCATGAACTCGACAAGACAATATATCCTCAATATCCAGAGCAGATACTGAAGATGACTCGACGAGCCAGGAAAGTCGGTGGATTGTGCACGAAGGGAGCAATGTGGATATCTACAAGCCCCTTAGGATTGGTCCTAAACAGGCGTAGGATTTCAGCATTACTTAAATGGAATTAAAATCAACCAAGGAAGCTCTATCCACGAAAATCCAATCCCGCCAAAACAGTCAGACTTATAGCATGAAGAATGAATGCATCGTCCTTTCTCGAAAATCGAGCAAGAAAACTAGATCCATCCCCTTTTCCTCCATATAGATAGCAACAATCTCTGTAAAAGAAATCGCAGAAGCAATTTCGAAAAAGTCTTATTTTCTTGCGGTGATGAAGCCTATAGCTTGTCCGGCGACGGCGTCTAACAATTAGCTGCAGGGTCGACAGACCTGAGCTCAGACGTTAGGAGTTTTTATGAAATTTTATGCAGCCCCAGTAATCACACTACTCATTTCTGGATGCACAACGCCACAGCAGACACCCATCTCCGGCGATTTTAGCTATGAAGATGTGCGTTTTGTCGCTGTTGCAGGCACAGCCCAGAACCCCGTAAAATTCCAACATGACATAACGGAGTGCCACAACATGGCTCAACTCCAGTATGAATCAGACATTAAAAACAGCGAGAAGCTTGCCAAAATCTACGGCCAGCCAATTAGCCCAGAAGTTTTTGCAAAAAAACGCAAAGCGCAAGTAATAAACTGCATGACTAAACATTTAACTGGCGAGAAAGCTGGTAAAGGCTGGTCCCTTGCAAAAGACTCCTAAGGTAACTTCTAACAAGCCGGAGCCAACCCGGCCATAGCCTGTTTAATGAGCAAGCCCGCCCACTGGCGTAATGCTGTTCATTTAAGAATGACGCCGCGATTCCGTTGCCGGGATCGCGGCGCTTTTCTGTTCTGTCCCCTGGTTCAGCAGGGCTGATCGGACAACTCATGCCCTCAATCAGTACAGAAAAGGCACAAAAACCG is a genomic window of Pseudomonas resinovorans NBRC 106553 containing:
- a CDS encoding CsgG/HfaB family protein, with amino-acid sequence MPPKVVSLMASSAVLFILAGCATETSRSLPIKQVESATRPYSGVRTPISVGKFDNRSSYMRGIFSDGVDRLGGQAKTILITHLQQSSRFNVLDRDNLAESRLEASITGEAQRLKGARYVVTGDVTEFGRKEVGDRQLFGILGRGKSQVAYAKVDLNIVDVSTSEVVYSTQGAGEYSLSNREVIGFGGTASYDSTLNGKVLDLAIREAVEALAKALDNSGSWATVAHQTGEVL
- a CDS encoding DUF799 domain-containing protein codes for the protein MKFRLLKGVACVALAVMFAGCAEVRTIDYSAFKESRPRSVVVLPPLNESPDVQATYGLLSQVTVPLAEAGYYVLPVALVDETFRQNGLTASGDIHQVEPAKLREIFGADAALYLSVKEYGTSYKLIASETAVTVGARLVDTKTGVALWTGSARASSEENNQNSGGLVGMLVAAAVKQIISSVQEDAAYPIAGLAAGRLLLPRQPAGILHGPRSPKYMTD
- a CDS encoding DUF4810 domain-containing protein — its product is MRMESRTPLFPLMLLAVCAGLAGCAGPQPLYQWEGYQTQVREYFKGEPREAQVEALEQGLQKIRAKGGAVPPGYHAQLGLLYSGMGRDDQMVQQFETEKALFPESTAYMDFLLDNAGQGGKP
- a CDS encoding NAD(P)/FAD-dependent oxidoreductase produces the protein MSTRTPEGNVMVVENKQVDLLVVGGGAAGLSAALTAERRGLSCQVLEAQERLGGRLWSIRSDADAMWVDLGGQLVNGDMSRVLRIARDAGLHLAPVAGTGAVKTVLADDRVYRDLARNSEGWMDMLLTPELVARAQAATSAPTLSEVLDWLNLDQQEAQLIRSTICEMFGHPAEALDGLGAILETQTFRSQRSDIEFQFRRGFSGIIEQLASSLRQAPLLQTPVHAISRHGERIIARTDAGEWSAAHLVIAVPPPVVRHIQLDLDDVDSHLTAALDSFVGGELIKFILTFDTPFWRYTGLSGQVEYLEPAGLNLVDGSLDDGSHPRLVAFLGGPLARQWAGQSAGWRRQALLDLMAKAFGEQVYQVRSVHEGNWVDHRWCAGAYNSHIRAGGMSDACEYLASWGKGIAFAGAEYAASYRGFVEGALDSGEKAVLRLLDAAG